From uncultured Bacteroides sp., a single genomic window includes:
- a CDS encoding acyl-CoA carboxylase subunit beta, whose amino-acid sequence MSNQLEKVKELIELRAQARLGGGEKAIEKQHAKGKYTARERIAQLLDDGSFEEFDMFVKHRCTNFGQEKKSFLGDGVVTGYGTIEGRLVYVFAQDFTVFGGSLSETMALKICKVMDQAMKVGAPVIGINDSGGARIQEGINALGGYAEIFQRNILASGVIPQISGIFGPCAGGAVYSPALTDFTLMMEGTSYMFLTGPKVVKTVTGEDVSQEDLGGASVHSSKSGVTHFTAKTEEEGLGIIRKLLSFIPQNNLEEPPLLKCDDPIDRLEDSLNEIIPDSPNKPYDMYEVIGAIIDNGEFLEVQRDYAKNIIIGFARFNGQSVGIVANQPKYLAGVLDSNASRKAGRFVRFCDAFNIPLVTLVDVPGFLPGTGQEYNGVILHGAKLLYAYGEATVPKVTVTLRKSYGGSHIVMSCKQLRGDMNYAWPTSEIAVMGGAGAVEVLYAKEAKTAEDPVAYMAEKEAEYTKLFANPYNAAKYGYIDDVIEPRNTRFRIIRALQQLQTKKLTNPAKKHGNIPL is encoded by the coding sequence ATGAGTAACCAACTTGAAAAAGTAAAAGAGCTTATTGAACTACGCGCTCAGGCTCGCTTAGGTGGTGGCGAAAAAGCTATTGAAAAACAACACGCGAAAGGAAAATACACTGCACGTGAACGTATCGCTCAATTATTAGACGATGGAAGTTTTGAAGAATTCGATATGTTTGTGAAACACAGATGTACAAACTTCGGACAAGAAAAGAAATCATTCCTTGGTGATGGTGTAGTTACAGGATATGGAACTATCGAAGGAAGATTAGTATATGTTTTCGCACAAGACTTCACAGTATTTGGAGGTTCTTTATCTGAAACAATGGCATTAAAGATCTGTAAAGTTATGGATCAGGCTATGAAAGTAGGTGCTCCTGTTATTGGAATCAATGACTCGGGAGGTGCAAGAATTCAGGAAGGAATCAATGCATTGGGCGGTTATGCTGAAATATTCCAACGTAACATTCTGGCATCAGGGGTTATTCCTCAAATCTCAGGAATCTTTGGTCCTTGTGCCGGTGGTGCAGTATATTCTCCTGCATTGACAGATTTTACTCTGATGATGGAAGGAACTTCTTACATGTTCCTCACTGGGCCTAAAGTAGTAAAAACGGTAACAGGCGAAGATGTTTCTCAAGAAGATTTAGGAGGTGCAAGCGTTCACTCTTCAAAATCTGGTGTCACCCACTTCACAGCTAAAACAGAAGAAGAAGGTCTGGGCATTATCAGAAAATTACTCAGCTTCATTCCACAAAATAATCTGGAAGAACCCCCACTCTTGAAATGCGATGATCCGATTGATCGTTTGGAAGATTCTTTAAATGAAATTATTCCTGATAGCCCAAACAAACCTTATGATATGTATGAGGTTATCGGTGCTATTATTGATAACGGTGAATTCCTTGAAGTTCAAAGAGATTATGCAAAAAATATTATCATTGGATTTGCCCGCTTTAATGGACAATCTGTAGGTATTGTTGCAAACCAGCCTAAATATCTGGCAGGCGTACTTGACAGTAATGCTTCACGTAAAGCCGGCCGTTTCGTTCGTTTCTGCGATGCATTCAATATACCTTTAGTTACATTGGTTGATGTTCCGGGATTCTTACCAGGTACAGGACAAGAGTACAATGGAGTAATTCTTCACGGAGCTAAATTACTTTATGCTTATGGTGAAGCAACAGTTCCAAAAGTAACAGTAACCCTTAGAAAATCTTATGGTGGTTCACACATTGTAATGAGTTGTAAGCAGCTTCGTGGAGATATGAACTATGCTTGGCCAACATCAGAAATCGCTGTAATGGGTGGTGCCGGAGCTGTTGAAGTATTATATGCTAAAGAAGCAAAAACAGCTGAAGATCCAGTTGCATATATGGCTGAAAAAGAAGCAGAATATACCAAGCTGTTTGCAAATCCATATAATGCAGCTAAATACGGATACATTGATGATGTAATTGAACCAAGAAACACACGTTTCCGTATTATTCGTGCTTTACAGCAATTGCAGACTAAGAAATTGACTAACCCAGCTAAAAAGCATGGTAATATTCCACTATAA
- the mce gene encoding methylmalonyl-CoA epimerase — protein MKISHIEHLGIAVKSIEEALPYYENVLGLKCYNIEVVEDQKVKTAFLKVGNTKIELLEPTSPDSTIAKFIENKGAGVHHVAFAIEDGVANALAEAETNGIRIIDKAPRKGAEGLQIAFLHPKSTLGVLTELCEH, from the coding sequence ATGAAGATTTCTCACATTGAACATTTAGGTATTGCCGTAAAGAGCATTGAAGAGGCATTACCTTATTATGAAAATGTTTTGGGTTTAAAATGCTACAATATAGAAGTAGTTGAAGACCAAAAAGTTAAAACTGCTTTTCTAAAAGTTGGCAATACAAAAATAGAGCTATTAGAACCTACAAGCCCAGACAGTACTATTGCTAAATTTATTGAAAATAAAGGAGCGGGCGTTCACCATGTGGCATTTGCTATTGAAGATGGAGTTGCCAATGCTTTGGCAGAAGCAGAGACAAATGGAATCCGAATAATAGACAAAGCCCCACGCAAGGGAGCAGAAGGATTACAGATCGCTTTTCTTCATCCAAAATCTACTCTCGGTGTGCTTACCGAACTCTGCGAACACTAA
- a CDS encoding TonB-dependent receptor — protein sequence MKYCALIALMILLFPAAIIAKGTAKVSGIVMDQDNNPIEIASVKVQGKATGTVTDLKGHYSLTVSSEDSVVIVYSMLGYNTKKRVLRNPQGEITLNVVLLNTGIELGEVTVTETKRQTGMTEKIKPNGAKLMPDASGGNIEALIATQAGVSSHNELSSQYNVRGGSFDENIVYVNGVEIYRPLLIRSGQQEGLSFINPDMVQEIGFSSGGYEAKYGDKMSSVLDITYKKPERLEGSVSASLLGTSAYVGYASKHFSMTHSIRYKTNRYLLGGLDTKGEYDPSFLDYQTYLNWTPNKRWEIGFIGNLSQNRYNFIPKDRTTKFGTMASVQEFKVYFEGQERDLFQTYFGSGNITYHLNPYNDITFIYSAFHTKEQETYDITGQYWLSSIDGSTSDGSTSSETTSEDQTIGVGTYMEHARNYLHANVQNYSITGSHKVKSNLIKWGLEFKKEFIKDKLREWEMRDSAGYSLPHTNNEVELIYSLASKNEIRSDRYSFYVQDTYKFSSNLGLFTLNTGVRGSYWNWNKEFIFSPRASVALIPRFNENLTFRAATGVYYQAPFYKEFRDTTTVDGNTIVTLNKDIKSQRSIHFVLASDYKFRTLGRPFKFTTELYYKKLNNLVPYNVDNVRVSYYGKNMASGYATGLDMKLFGEFVQGTDSWLCLSLMQTEEKINDKWIPRPTDQRYNISLYFSDYFPGNKKWKMNLKASWADGLPFGPPHSGREEMVFRTPPYRRVDIGMSRQLIDNENGDYRGRFSRHIRNMWLGMDVFNLLGINNVNSYYWVTDVYNNQYAVPNYLTSRQINVRLLIEF from the coding sequence ATGAAATATTGTGCACTAATAGCACTTATGATATTATTATTTCCTGCAGCAATTATAGCTAAGGGAACCGCTAAAGTATCCGGAATCGTGATGGATCAGGATAATAATCCGATTGAAATTGCCAGTGTAAAGGTTCAGGGGAAAGCAACTGGTACAGTGACTGATCTGAAAGGTCATTATTCGCTGACTGTATCATCTGAAGATAGTGTAGTAATTGTTTATTCCATGCTGGGATATAATACAAAAAAACGTGTATTAAGGAATCCACAAGGAGAAATAACACTAAACGTGGTATTGCTTAATACCGGCATCGAATTGGGAGAAGTAACAGTCACTGAGACTAAACGGCAAACTGGAATGACAGAGAAAATTAAGCCCAATGGAGCAAAGCTTATGCCGGATGCTTCAGGTGGAAATATTGAAGCATTAATTGCCACACAAGCCGGTGTTAGTTCCCATAACGAACTGAGTTCTCAATATAATGTACGGGGAGGAAGTTTTGACGAGAACATTGTTTATGTAAACGGCGTGGAGATTTATCGTCCTTTGCTGATTCGTTCAGGACAACAGGAGGGACTCAGCTTTATTAATCCGGATATGGTGCAGGAAATAGGATTTTCTTCCGGAGGCTATGAAGCAAAATATGGGGACAAAATGTCCTCTGTTCTGGATATCACCTACAAAAAACCCGAACGGCTGGAAGGTTCTGTCTCTGCAAGTTTACTGGGGACAAGTGCTTACGTAGGTTATGCTAGCAAACATTTCTCCATGACTCACAGTATCCGTTATAAAACCAACCGCTATCTATTGGGGGGACTGGATACTAAAGGAGAATACGATCCGAGTTTCCTTGACTACCAGACTTATCTTAACTGGACCCCCAACAAAAGATGGGAAATAGGATTTATAGGTAATCTTTCACAAAACAGATATAATTTCATTCCCAAAGACCGTACCACTAAATTCGGGACAATGGCTTCCGTTCAGGAATTTAAAGTGTATTTCGAAGGTCAGGAAAGAGATTTATTTCAGACCTACTTTGGCTCTGGAAATATCACCTATCATCTGAATCCCTATAATGACATTACTTTCATCTACTCAGCCTTTCATACCAAAGAACAAGAGACTTATGATATTACGGGGCAATATTGGCTAAGTTCAATAGATGGAAGCACATCAGATGGGAGTACATCCAGTGAAACAACAAGTGAAGATCAGACTATAGGTGTGGGAACTTATATGGAACATGCACGAAACTACCTACATGCCAATGTGCAGAATTACTCCATTACCGGAAGCCATAAAGTAAAAAGTAACCTTATTAAATGGGGACTAGAATTCAAAAAAGAATTCATCAAGGACAAACTTCGTGAATGGGAAATGAGAGATTCTGCAGGTTATTCTCTTCCTCACACAAATAATGAGGTGGAACTGATTTATAGTTTAGCCTCAAAAAATGAGATAAGAAGCGACAGGTATTCTTTCTATGTACAAGACACCTATAAATTTTCATCAAATCTAGGATTATTCACTCTGAATACAGGAGTGCGGGGAAGTTACTGGAACTGGAATAAAGAATTTATTTTCAGTCCTCGTGCTTCAGTTGCCTTAATTCCCAGATTTAATGAGAATCTAACCTTCCGTGCTGCCACAGGAGTTTATTATCAGGCACCTTTCTACAAGGAATTCCGTGATACCACTACAGTAGATGGAAATACAATTGTGACACTAAATAAAGATATAAAATCTCAGCGTTCCATCCATTTTGTTCTGGCCAGCGATTATAAATTCCGTACTCTGGGACGCCCGTTCAAATTTACGACCGAACTTTATTATAAAAAGCTTAATAATCTGGTCCCTTACAATGTAGATAATGTACGCGTTAGTTATTATGGCAAAAATATGGCTAGTGGGTATGCCACAGGACTTGATATGAAGTTATTCGGAGAATTTGTTCAGGGAACAGATTCATGGCTTTGTCTTTCATTGATGCAAACAGAAGAAAAAATTAATGATAAATGGATTCCCCGTCCTACCGACCAAAGATATAACATCTCATTATATTTTAGCGACTACTTCCCGGGAAATAAAAAATGGAAAATGAACCTAAAAGCCTCTTGGGCAGACGGGCTACCCTTTGGACCTCCCCATTCCGGAAGAGAAGAAATGGTATTTCGCACTCCCCCCTACCGAAGAGTCGATATCGGTATGTCCAGACAGCTTATCGATAATGAGAACGGAGATTATAGAGGACGGTTCAGTCGCCATATCCGAAATATGTGGTTAGGTATGGATGTTTTCAATTTGCTAGGAATAAACAACGTCAATTCCTATTATTGGGTAACCGATGTGTATAACAACCAGTATGCAGTACCCAATTACCTTACATCACGTCAAATTAATGTTAGACTACTTATTGAGTTTTAA
- a CDS encoding GNAT family N-acetyltransferase, with translation MILKLTTYYHGNDIPELPGTNIFYSKEMFQVYEATPGYTPILIVAYDEMGPIAKILIVIRKRIRIIPISFISRCEIYGTGEYFNEKADAEEIFGEMLEYITNIGIKESYLVEFRNLENSLFGYKAFRKNQYFPINWMRVRNSLHNTTDLLNRVSVSRRRQIKKGYANGAQVYTADTVEEINSFSQMLKENYSYNIRKHFPCIEFLEHFNENAMHSGMGKILIVKYKEKIIGGSVIVYSGKNAYLLFSGGIRKSHKKLYPGVLAIWEALNSAYSEGYEHLEYMDVGLPFKKHGFRDFVLRFGGKQKSSRRWFRFKWSFFNNFLTKIYT, from the coding sequence ATGATATTAAAGCTTACCACATATTATCATGGGAATGATATTCCAGAGCTACCCGGGACAAACATTTTTTATTCAAAAGAGATGTTTCAGGTCTATGAAGCAACTCCGGGATACACTCCTATTTTGATTGTAGCTTATGATGAGATGGGACCTATTGCTAAGATTCTGATTGTCATCAGAAAGCGTATCCGTATAATACCTATCAGTTTTATAAGCCGATGTGAGATATATGGAACTGGAGAATATTTTAACGAAAAAGCAGATGCAGAAGAGATTTTCGGAGAGATGCTGGAATATATCACAAATATTGGGATTAAGGAATCTTACCTCGTAGAATTCAGAAATCTGGAGAATTCGTTATTCGGATATAAAGCTTTTCGGAAGAATCAATACTTTCCTATCAACTGGATGCGGGTAAGAAACTCTCTGCACAATACAACAGATTTATTGAATAGAGTTAGTGTATCCCGAAGAAGACAAATCAAAAAAGGCTATGCTAATGGTGCGCAAGTATATACAGCCGACACAGTGGAAGAGATCAATTCATTCTCCCAAATGCTCAAAGAAAACTATTCATACAACATTCGCAAACACTTTCCATGTATAGAATTCCTTGAACATTTCAACGAGAATGCAATGCATAGTGGAATGGGTAAGATTCTTATCGTAAAATATAAAGAAAAGATTATTGGAGGATCTGTTATTGTCTATTCCGGGAAAAATGCCTACTTACTATTTTCGGGAGGAATAAGAAAAAGCCATAAAAAGCTCTATCCCGGCGTTCTTGCCATTTGGGAAGCACTTAATTCTGCATATAGTGAAGGTTATGAGCACTTGGAGTACATGGATGTGGGATTGCCATTCAAGAAACATGGATTCAGAGATTTTGTTCTTCGCTTTGGCGGAAAACAAAAAAGCTCGCGCCGCTGGTTTAGATTCAAATGGTCTTTTTTTAATAATTTCCTGACCAAAATATACACTTAA
- a CDS encoding nitroreductase family protein, whose product MEQFSELIKNRRSIRKFTSEELTQEEVVNLLKAALMSPSSKRTNPWQFIVVDDKKTLAELAHCKEHSASFIADAALAIVVTADPLASDVWIEDASIASIMIQLQAEDMGLGSCWVQIRERFTATGMSSDEYVHGILDIPMQLQVLSVIAIGHKGMERKPFSEDHLQWEKIHINKYGGK is encoded by the coding sequence ATGGAACAATTCAGTGAATTAATTAAAAATAGGCGCAGTATCAGAAAATTTACCTCTGAAGAACTGACTCAGGAGGAAGTGGTAAATCTATTGAAAGCAGCTTTGATGTCTCCTTCGTCCAAACGTACCAATCCCTGGCAATTTATAGTTGTGGATGATAAAAAAACGTTGGCAGAACTTGCTCACTGCAAAGAGCATAGTGCAAGTTTTATTGCTGATGCGGCATTGGCTATAGTTGTTACTGCTGATCCGTTGGCGAGCGATGTCTGGATAGAAGATGCATCTATCGCCTCCATTATGATTCAATTGCAAGCTGAAGATATGGGCCTGGGAAGTTGTTGGGTACAAATCCGTGAACGATTTACAGCTACAGGAATGTCTTCTGATGAATATGTCCATGGAATACTCGATATCCCTATGCAATTGCAAGTACTGTCTGTTATAGCCATTGGACATAAAGGAATGGAACGTAAACCATTCAGTGAAGATCATCTGCAATGGGAAAAAATACATATTAATAAATATGGAGGAAAATAA
- a CDS encoding Rossmann-like and DUF2520 domain-containing protein, producing the protein MLINMEENKIVFIGAGNLATNLAKAFYDQHIKISQIYSQTENSARSLAEAVGSDYTTTLENIINDADIYIVALKDDVLGELMSRIISGKENALMVHTSGSLPLDIWPDSVKRKGSFYPLQTFSKQRKVDFRNIHTFIESNNSADLILLEKLARCVTDEVSELSSEKRRQIHLAAVFACNFSNHMYALAEKLLKQYDLPFSYMLPLIEETERKVHVLSPREAQTGPAVRYDEMIINKHLELLSHEPEMQQIYQLLSKSIHKL; encoded by the coding sequence ATATTAATAAATATGGAGGAAAATAAAATTGTTTTTATTGGTGCCGGGAATCTGGCAACCAATCTGGCAAAAGCTTTTTATGATCAGCATATAAAAATCTCTCAGATCTATAGCCAGACTGAAAATTCTGCCAGATCTCTGGCGGAAGCCGTTGGGAGTGATTATACAACAACCCTTGAAAATATTATAAATGATGCCGATATTTATATTGTTGCATTGAAAGACGATGTTTTGGGTGAGTTAATGTCCCGTATTATTTCAGGAAAAGAAAATGCATTAATGGTACATACCTCTGGTAGTTTGCCTTTAGATATCTGGCCCGATTCGGTTAAGCGTAAAGGATCCTTTTATCCGCTTCAGACATTTAGTAAACAACGGAAAGTGGACTTCCGGAATATTCATACTTTCATTGAAAGCAATAACTCAGCGGACTTAATTCTTCTTGAAAAATTAGCACGTTGTGTAACGGATGAAGTTAGTGAGCTTTCTTCTGAAAAGCGTAGACAGATTCATTTAGCAGCTGTTTTTGCTTGTAATTTCTCCAACCATATGTACGCACTGGCAGAAAAGTTGCTCAAACAATACGATCTGCCTTTTAGTTACATGCTTCCTCTGATAGAAGAAACTGAAAGAAAGGTACATGTCCTTTCTCCCCGGGAGGCACAAACAGGTCCTGCTGTGCGTTATGATGAAATGATTATCAACAAGCATCTGGAGTTACTATCACATGAGCCCGAAATGCAGCAGATTTATCAGTTATTAAGTAAGAGCATACATAAATTATGA
- a CDS encoding HAD-IIIA family hydrolase gives MSTINYDLKKIKAMAFDVDGVLSAEMIPLHPSGEPMRCVNIKDGYALQLAVKHGFHIAIITGGRTNSVRIRFQGLGINDLYLGSSIKINDYNDFKKKYNLEDEEILFMGDDIPDLEVLQSCGLPCCPADAAPEVKAASVYISHKNGGYGCGRDVVEQVLKAQGKWMNGEAFGW, from the coding sequence ATGAGTACAATAAATTATGATTTAAAGAAAATAAAAGCCATGGCTTTTGATGTGGATGGTGTGTTGAGTGCCGAGATGATTCCTTTACATCCAAGTGGTGAGCCTATGCGATGTGTGAATATTAAAGATGGCTATGCACTCCAATTAGCTGTAAAACACGGCTTTCATATTGCAATTATTACAGGTGGAAGAACAAATTCCGTACGAATCCGTTTTCAGGGATTGGGTATAAATGATCTTTATCTGGGTTCGAGCATAAAAATAAATGATTATAACGATTTTAAGAAAAAGTATAATCTGGAAGATGAAGAGATCCTTTTTATGGGAGATGACATTCCTGATCTGGAAGTTCTTCAGAGTTGCGGACTTCCTTGTTGCCCGGCAGATGCAGCTCCTGAAGTAAAAGCTGCTTCGGTCTATATTTCCCATAAGAATGGAGGCTACGGCTGCGGACGGGATGTTGTGGAACAAGTGTTGAAAGCCCAGGGAAAATGGATGAATGGAGAAGCTTTTGGGTGGTAA
- a CDS encoding Maf-like protein: MLDNLNKYKIVLASNSPRRKELLTGLGLKYSVKTLPDIEETFPDNLSAEEIPIHIAKGKADAYMHLIKTDQLIITADTIVWLEGKVLGKPQDEDEAKEMLRSLSGKTHQVITGVCLTTKTFQKSFASVSEVTFAKLSDEDVDYYVSNYRPLDKAGAYGVQEWIGFVGVENISGSYFNVMGLPIQRLYCELKTL, from the coding sequence ATGCTGGATAACTTAAATAAATACAAGATTGTGCTTGCGTCTAACTCTCCCAGAAGAAAGGAGCTTTTGACAGGGCTTGGACTAAAATACAGCGTAAAAACGCTGCCCGATATTGAAGAAACTTTTCCCGATAATTTATCGGCAGAAGAAATTCCTATTCATATTGCCAAAGGTAAAGCGGATGCATATATGCATCTGATAAAGACTGACCAACTGATTATTACTGCCGATACAATTGTGTGGCTTGAAGGAAAGGTACTTGGAAAACCTCAGGATGAGGATGAGGCTAAAGAGATGCTAAGAAGCCTCTCGGGTAAAACACATCAGGTGATTACAGGAGTTTGTCTTACTACGAAGACTTTCCAAAAGAGCTTTGCCTCTGTAAGTGAGGTTACGTTTGCCAAACTTAGTGACGAAGACGTTGATTACTATGTGAGCAATTATCGTCCTCTGGACAAAGCGGGTGCTTACGGTGTTCAGGAATGGATTGGTTTTGTTGGAGTTGAGAATATATCCGGATCGTACTTTAATGTGATGGGGCTACCTATTCAACGTCTTTATTGCGAACTAAAGACTTTATAA
- a CDS encoding arsinothricin resistance N-acetyltransferase ArsN1 family B, whose amino-acid sequence MIRNVKTEDAEAICGIYNHYVLNTSITFETSSVSVEEMAGRIRDISAKYPYLVYEENSKVVGYCYVNTWKNRCAYSATAEASVYLNKDCTGKGIGKSLYKQLLIELKSTSLHAITAGIALPNEASIKLHESSGFKKVAHFEETGRKFDKWIDVAYWEYIIK is encoded by the coding sequence ATGATAAGAAACGTAAAAACAGAAGATGCTGAGGCTATATGCGGCATCTATAATCATTATGTGCTGAATACTTCAATTACATTTGAAACATCATCGGTTTCTGTTGAAGAGATGGCCGGACGTATCAGGGATATTTCTGCAAAATACCCGTATCTGGTATACGAGGAAAATTCTAAGGTGGTGGGTTATTGCTATGTGAATACATGGAAGAATCGTTGTGCATATAGCGCTACTGCCGAAGCATCGGTTTATCTGAATAAAGATTGTACGGGGAAAGGTATTGGTAAAAGTCTGTATAAACAATTGCTGATTGAATTAAAAAGTACTTCGCTCCATGCAATTACTGCTGGCATTGCTTTGCCAAATGAAGCTAGCATTAAGCTTCATGAAAGTTCAGGCTTTAAGAAAGTTGCCCATTTTGAAGAAACAGGAAGAAAGTTTGATAAGTGGATTGATGTTGCCTACTGGGAATATATAATCAAGTAA
- a CDS encoding tetratricopeptide repeat protein, with amino-acid sequence MNEAAINEEYEKIVQLLDKKRLSEASTRMEVFTQDLSDWTLKNSLEELQTSYRYMLQYMQQGIADPERNNLYKRLLTTAYKLADKARITKLIPNSTEYYFDRRRYHKFVPLRSLPAVQLELESYTEDMAVGKLLHYTEKQAAEFAAIRRRHETAISELFYILWLSDHWEIQEEEEARSFLQSSLVQINDLSLFVSALTLSLMEFFDIRKFMILFDAYQHSANDINQRAIVGLALIIYRYDRRLSLYPDMAARLKLLNEDAIFANNLSCIQIQLLRCRETEKIDKKMREEILPELMKNPNLRNIKFNDEAPDEDSGQNDKNPDWEDWIDQSGLGDKLKEMNELQMEGADVYMSTFAQLKTYPFFREMANWFYPFDMQHSAVVQTFSTTPVKRDVLLDTIYQSGFFCNSDKYSFCFTMMQVPETQREMMAQQFEAQNEAINEEKNYDKILAYAQHADTISNQYIHDLYRFFKIHPRRHEFKDPFMESLNLQHCATLKDTVSDSNNQLTLAGYFFHKNYLLEAWLLYEDIVKDNKGDAEIYQKMGYCMQKSKGYEKAIEAYLHADMLIPDNVWTNRHLAMCYRQLNQLDKALIYYQKVEAAQPDNLNVLSQIGHCLVGLKRYEEALNYFFKVEYLDSELPKIWRAIAWCSFVIGKHEQAMKYYNKLLEKETQLMDYLNTGHVAWSLGQLEKAVKMYATSLAMSDNQEAFLELFNKDRGDLIKQGIKEDDIPLMLDLLRYYR; translated from the coding sequence ATGAACGAAGCAGCCATTAACGAAGAATATGAAAAAATTGTCCAGTTACTGGACAAGAAAAGATTATCTGAAGCATCAACCCGTATGGAGGTCTTTACTCAGGATTTGTCTGACTGGACGCTAAAGAACTCGTTGGAAGAGTTACAAACGTCCTATCGCTATATGTTACAGTATATGCAACAAGGCATTGCAGATCCGGAACGTAATAATCTCTACAAAAGACTATTGACCACAGCATATAAACTGGCGGACAAAGCGCGTATTACTAAACTTATTCCAAACTCTACAGAATATTATTTCGATCGAAGAAGATATCATAAATTTGTTCCGCTTCGGTCGCTGCCGGCTGTACAATTGGAACTGGAAAGTTACACCGAGGACATGGCCGTAGGCAAACTACTTCATTACACTGAAAAGCAGGCTGCCGAATTTGCCGCCATTCGCAGACGTCATGAGACTGCTATATCGGAACTTTTTTATATCCTGTGGTTATCAGATCACTGGGAAATACAAGAAGAAGAAGAAGCTCGTAGCTTTCTGCAGTCCTCGCTGGTTCAAATCAATGATCTTTCTTTATTTGTCAGTGCGTTAACATTGAGTTTGATGGAATTTTTCGATATCCGTAAATTCATGATATTGTTTGATGCTTATCAGCATAGCGCAAATGATATTAACCAACGGGCAATTGTGGGACTGGCTCTTATCATTTACCGTTACGACAGACGTTTATCTCTTTATCCGGACATGGCAGCTCGTCTGAAATTACTGAACGAAGATGCTATATTTGCCAATAACCTGAGTTGCATACAGATTCAGCTTCTGCGTTGCCGGGAAACAGAAAAGATAGATAAAAAGATGCGGGAAGAGATTCTTCCTGAACTGATGAAGAACCCAAATCTTAGAAATATTAAGTTCAACGACGAAGCTCCTGACGAGGATAGTGGACAAAATGATAAGAACCCTGACTGGGAGGACTGGATAGATCAGTCTGGTCTGGGTGACAAACTAAAAGAGATGAATGAACTCCAGATGGAGGGAGCAGATGTTTATATGAGCACTTTTGCCCAACTAAAGACTTATCCTTTCTTCAGAGAAATGGCCAACTGGTTTTATCCGTTTGACATGCAACACTCTGCTGTAGTACAAACCTTTTCAACAACTCCGGTGAAAAGAGATGTGCTATTGGATACAATTTACCAGTCGGGCTTCTTCTGCAACAGCGACAAGTATTCTTTCTGCTTCACCATGATGCAGGTTCCCGAAACTCAACGGGAAATGATGGCACAACAATTTGAAGCACAGAATGAGGCTATTAATGAAGAGAAGAATTATGATAAAATTCTGGCTTATGCTCAACATGCCGACACCATCAGCAATCAATATATCCACGATCTGTATCGTTTCTTTAAAATTCATCCCCGCAGGCATGAATTCAAAGACCCATTCATGGAATCACTAAACCTGCAGCATTGCGCCACATTAAAAGATACAGTTAGTGATAGCAATAATCAGCTTACTCTTGCCGGTTATTTCTTTCATAAGAATTACCTGCTTGAAGCATGGCTGCTCTATGAGGACATAGTCAAAGACAATAAAGGCGATGCGGAAATCTATCAGAAAATGGGCTATTGCATGCAAAAGAGCAAAGGTTATGAGAAAGCTATTGAAGCCTATCTACATGCAGATATGCTGATACCGGACAATGTGTGGACCAACCGTCATCTGGCCATGTGTTATCGTCAATTAAATCAATTAGACAAAGCCTTGATCTATTATCAGAAAGTTGAAGCCGCTCAACCAGATAATCTGAATGTTCTGTCACAGATAGGTCACTGCCTGGTGGGTCTCAAAAGATATGAAGAGGCTTTAAACTATTTCTTTAAGGTAGAATACCTCGATTCTGAATTGCCAAAGATATGGCGTGCTATTGCCTGGTGTTCTTTTGTTATTGGCAAGCATGAACAGGCAATGAAGTACTACAATAAATTACTGGAAAAAGAGACACAGTTAATGGATTATCTGAATACCGGGCATGTGGCATGGAGTCTGGGACAATTAGAAAAAGCCGTAAAAATGTATGCCACCAGTCTGGCCATGAGCGATAATCAGGAAGCTTTTCTGGAATTATTTAATAAGGACAGAGGAGATTTGATTAAACAAGGAATCAAAGAAGACGACATTCCACTCATGCTCGACCTGTTAAGGTATTACCGATAA